Below is a window of Zygosaccharomyces rouxii strain CBS732 chromosome C complete sequence DNA.
CCACAACTTTTGCAACTGCACATAAAGATGCCAAGGCTTCCCCTCTAAATCCCAGAGTTGAAACTGCTGCCATATCCTGGAAAGTAGAGATTTTGGAAGTATGGTGCTTTAACGCTAGGAATTCGTggttttccttttcaataccatcaccatcatctgAACATTCAATAGATTCTATACCGTAGTTCTTGAGTACAACTTCAATGTGATGAGCATTAGCGTCAATACTGTTGTCTATTAATTCCTTCAAAGCCGTCGTCAAATCTATCACCACTTGACCTGATGTAATCCTATGAATGTCATACCCACCAATGGCATTAATCTTGGCCATACTTTTCAGACATATGTTTCAACTATATCTTGTAAGAGTTACTTTTGTAACCTTTCATCGCGTAGTTCATTTAAACCTTCTCATTAACATATCAACCTAAAGAATTCtatgaatatttggattgaaaaatggattaaAATATATTTAAAATGctttatcaatttgattctATACCAGCGTAATGTGTATCCAGCTGCCTCGTTTGATTTAACCACATATCAGGCTTTTAACTTGCCTCAATATATTCCCGTGAATAGACACCCTCAACTGCAGCAATACATCGAAGAGTTGATATTAGATTTATTGGGTAAACTTTTACACATATACGGTGTCAGTCTCTGTATTATTGCAAAGGATACAGGAATATGTATTGAGAGGTACGTACTaagatttgatgaatttgaacatGTCGATGATGTGGGGATCCTTTCAGAAACAGAGgtatttgatgaatttagatcAAGTTTGAACAGCCTTACGGCGCACTTAGAGAAGCAGCCACCGATTAGAGATGATACCGttacttttgaaatcattatAAACACTTTGGAGATGCAACTGGGCCATAAACCAAGAGAAATGGAGTCTATAAGAACCCaagatgatcaattgacaTTTGATCGTGATGTAAATTGGACCAAGTGTGAGGAGGATGAAGGTTTACCCGATCCTGAGAAGAGTAAAGGAATTTACAGGCCAAAGATTAAGATGACATCGTTGGTTGGTTGTGATGTGGGGCCACTAGTGATACGACATCATTCTGAAAGGTTGATTGTCACGGATGATACtttggataaaatttaTACAAGTACTCAGGAGAGTAGTTTACAATCTCTACCACTTTAGATACATCGGAAAGTTTTAGTCTAATTGCTTGTATGTACAGaatattgataatattaaaCTAATGTAGTGCAAATAAATAAAGACAAGTCCCAGAgggaaagaaaaaaagatgcaGTAATATGGGTAATGGTATGAAGGGTGGGAGTTTGGacgaaaagaaaaatgctAGTCTAGCTTCATAAAGCTTTTTATGTTTTCATAACACAAGTAGCTAATGGAAACAGCGGGGCATACTTTTAATAAATTGGGTACCAGCCCTTTAAATAGACCAGGGACACCTTCAGATTTAATAGTTTTAACCAAGACATCTGAGAATCCACTATAAGTGGCAGGGTGCGCAAATGTTCCTTGAGCTTGTAATCTTGTTCTCAAAAGATTTACGGGATAAACCATAGTAGCACCGACGGTACCGCTAAATGCTCCCATCGGTAGAACGATTAAATTACTAATGGAAACTTGATCCTCTGGAATTTTGAGTTTTCTCGATTGATTGGCAGTATACCATCTTTTCATCATGGTAAAAGTACCCAAATCCAATGCTGCGTAGGGGAATATACCAGTAACACCAACTAAAACACCTctgtaaaaattttgaagtCCACCAACACGATACATATCTCTTGCGGTTTGGAAAAGCAATTTATTGCCTCTTAAATCGTTATTCAGTGGAGCGCACTGCACTCTAAATTTTAAAGTATCGATTGGATAAACTGAGAATTGAGCAATGACACCAGCCAGACCACCGGCAATATATGTTGAAAACTTGGATAATTGATCAGGTTCAGAGCCTTCGAGACGACTCATTAATTTCTTAGTCACTTCAAATGAACCAAATTTGATTGAACTTTCAGGGAAAACTTTTACAACATTAAGACCATTCCCTACGTAAAATGCTCTTAACCCACCTTGGCGATAAAGAGTAGTTATTGCTTTTATAATAGGTGATCTAATTTTTGCCAAATCTGCATTTGGATTATGAACTAATACATCTTTTTTAGAATGAAGGAAAGTTGATGAGAGATCAGTTCTTGCGATTAAAAAAACCTTTAGTCTATCAAGTGGTGCCGTACAAGTTCTTGAAATCACACCAGATATACCACCTGCGATGAAATAACCAAATCCATGAATAAAATCATTAATTAAAGTCATGTCACCTTCAGATGATAGATCCATATCACCTTCCAAAAAGCTAAAATAAGAATATGCAGCCTGTAATCTTGAACCTTCCTTACGAGGAACCAACATGAGAAAATCTCTCCATTGATCGTAGGTGATGTAAGGAATTGAATCCTGTTCTTTCTCCTCTTTCAAACTGGAATCGTTTCTATAGAAAGCCCATTGTAAAAAATGTGTTAGTCTGGATCTGCCTTGTCCCATAGGATCTGATCCTTTTTCATCTTGTGGAAACAATTGTGATAGATATTTAGAAACTTCCGATGGTTTAATTCTACCATCGTGGTCtgaatcaattctttgaaaaccTCTTTGAATTTGTGACTCAGCTAAACAGGCATACTTTTTAAAATCCTCTAACGTCACTCTATTATCATGATCGGTATCCATAGCACCAAATAAGACTGCCATTGCATCATCACTTTTACGCAAAGGATGTTTATCCTCTTCAAAAGCCTTCTTCAACCCTTCAAAATCTAAGTACCCTCTATCTTCACAGTCTAGTCGACGAAATAGTTTCTCATAACGTTTATTTCGATGTTCATcactttcaatttcaccaccacTTCTAGAAACCATTTAGACTATTTTGAAAGCTGGCTTGTTCGAAACGCAGGTTTAAATgtctttcctcttctctATCTTGTACCTCTTACTGTTTGAATGCTTGGCAGACTAATTTTGGCATTCCTCAAAACACAAGAGTGCTTCTTTCTAATTCAAGTTGTCCAGTTCTTGGTTATagttcttcaattttttttttttttctctttcccTTTTAAAAGGTCGTCGAGcaattacaaaaaaaaatcagcAAAAACTACAATCAATTCGTTAATAGCAGGGTAGGATGGATTTTCCAGAGGTTCTTGTTATGTTATTTTAATTCTATACATTTTGTTTCATGGAATCCCAACAgctttgaaaatttttgagTACCTGAAGCTCGAGGTATAGCgattcttgtaaaagtatcttgaaattcagtccagaagatgaagtcAATGTCACAAAGATGTCATTTTAATACTGGAGTGGTCTAAACCTGCAAGGATTATTTTATTCAAGGTTTGATTAGTCTCTTACTTGACTCTTAATTGGCAACGCAAATTTCAACTTGTGTATATATGTATCTACGTCTATACAAAACGTTGCGATTAACACCTACTAGTCATTGCTATAATACAGGAGTGAAGGTAAAGAATCGGGATTACAACTAATCGGTATGAGTTTGAAGGTATTGAATCTTGCTCCTCGTACCGTTTCTACGAGAGCATTGCTCAGTTTGAGATCTTCACGTCCATTTACTACTAAGAATGGGGTTTTaaataacagtaataagAAAGATGGCAATTTAGTGGATCCAACTTCAGAAGAGGATTTAGCATCAAGACCAGATGCTAATGCAACAACCAGCACAGACTATTATGAATACAAGCGTGTTGTGAGAGATTCTACTAACAAGGGGTTTGCTGCTACATGGTTAAATGCATTGGCAGAAAGACAAAGACAGCTGGCACAGGGTAAGGTTATTGATTCTTATTCGTATAGTCATGTTAATTCTACTGATGTTATTGATAAGACAAGAAAGGACTCGTTTGCCTTTGTTGCGTTACCATTCAGAGATGATCCTGTAGTGGCAGATTTCTATGTTAATGCAGCTGGTAGATTGAGAATGGGTCAATTGTTTCAAGATTTAGATTCATTGGCTGGTAAAATTGCTTATCAACATACTGCACCAGTCGAGCCGATGATTGTTACCGCTAGTGTTGATCGTATCTAccttttacaaaatgtgGACTATATCGCTGATGTCAACGTTATTCTATCAGGATCAGTGATCTATACAGGTAGATCATCGATGGAAATTGCTATCAGTGCCAGAGCGTTGAGAAAAGATATGCCTAAGGTAATTTCTGAAGAAACTTTATCCGACAATGATATCTTTATGACTGCATCATTCACGTTTGTTGCTAGAAATCCAGAGACCCATAAATCGATGGCAATTAATAGGTTGTTACCATTGAATGAAAGAGAGTGGATGGATTTCAAACGTGCAGAATCTCGTATGGCagctaaaaaattgaaggcAAATAGTatggatttagaaaagaatCCACCAACTAAAGTTGAATCTGGTATTATTCATCAACTGTGGTCTGCATCGAAGGAATTGGCTCAAGTTCAGGCAAAGCCATCAAATGTGCTCTTTATGAAAGATACAACTAAAAAATCTACCATGTTCATGCAACCTCAGTACAGAAACAGACATTCTTACATGATCTTTGGTGGTTATCTTATGAGACAAACTTTTGAATTGGCTTACTGTGCTGCAGCTTCATTCTCGCATGCATTCCCCAGATTTATCTCTTTGGACTCTTTGACCTTCCAAACTCCTGTACCTGTTGGTTCCATCTTACACATGGACGCTACTGTGGTCTACACCGAACATTTGCACATCTCAAAGAGTAAACCCAAGGTGGCTTCCGTTACCGATAGTGCTATCGATGGCAACACAGTTTTCCATTTCCAACCAACTCCAGTTAACAGGTTGTCTATGCATGCTGGTGATTTCTTGTCTAAACCGGGTACTTTGGTTCAAGTTAAAGTCGATACTTCAGTACAAGAATTGGCATCTGAAGTTTCTAATAAATCTGGATCATTCATCTATTCGTTCTATGCGCCAAGAGACATTGACGAAGAGCATGTTGGCCAACCAGGTTATGCTACCGTGATCCCTGAATCCTACTCAGAAATGATTGAATATATTCAGGGTAGAAGACGTGCCGCTGAGACTGCCAACTACGCGGAGAGCATCAAGCAAAGTGCAAAGTTGTGATTGattgttttttttttgtcctTCAATATTCTTTCAACTTCAGTTAGATGCCCTATTACATAgttattaaatttaaattattCACCTTCTAAACATCACAATATTACACATATCTGCATACACACATTTCAAGGGAATATTCTGTTTTGTCGTATatttttgttgttttttgCTTTGTTTTTAGTTTTTTTTCggtttttatttttttttgtttagAAATATTATCAGCGGTTACCTTTAACTTCTACAATCTATTCATCCCTCTTTGTCCTTGTTTTCTCGATCCGTTCCTAGCTTCTATCATCGAATTATTAGAGAATTTAGTCTTCATTCATCATATTTGTTCAGGTACGTGTCCTTCTACTTCATCAGCCTGGCCAACGTCAACGTTGGATTCATGTTGTGTTTGGACTAGTCGTTTCTTACTCGGCGTTCTTTTTGCTTTCGATTTAGATACCCAGTTAAATTTCCCATTTTCCTGCATGGGAATTAGTTCgtcagaagatgaagaacttGACATTGTCATCGCCATGTTAGTCCtagaatttgaatcatGACTTTGTTCATCCAATATCGGGAGCATATTATTTTCAGATGCAAATTTGGCTCTTGAGTTTGTTTTCTTGGGTGATTCTTTATTACCCCCAAATACCGAATCTCTTTGACCCAGGGTTGATTTTCTGGGGTCCCTAGGTATTGGTTGATCCTCTTTTATTACCGTATTGAATAGATCAAGCGTTGAAACCGTACTATTCGTCCGTGCACTATCTCTAAGGGATCTCTCCGTTTTAGAATTTTCACTATATCTCCATGATTTTTGTAATGCAGGTTCACTATCACGGTACACTGATGATGATCTATCGTTTggattaaagaaattggattcATTAGAATGTGAAACTGGTAGTGGAGTCGGTAATAACATCTCACTACTTGGTGATGTAAGTTCACGTTGGACGATTCTACTAGCGTCGGAAGTATTTTGTTTCTCGTCCAAAGTAGAAACTTCAGAACCTGACAAGGAGTTGCGGTCTAAATTTGATGCCGCTAGAGCTCCGAATTGTTCAGGATTCGTACCTGAACCATTATCACTAAACGGATTTTCGGAGAGACTTTGATTAGGCCTATTTGCTGGATTATCGATATCAGGACCACTAATATCGGGAGATTTTTCAGCATCTTTGCCCATGTCATTATGTCTACGTCTCCACCataaaaagaagaacagtGCTGCGGCTGCAAGCACGACAACGGGGACTGTTACACCGGCAGCGATGGCCGCTGTGTTTTTCCCTGAAtgatttttctttgcaGGCATCAGGGCAGCAGTTCccgatgatgatgacgatgatgtCGCTGTTGCAGTAGCCGAACGTGAACCTGAACTCTTGGAATGGCGAGTAGATGAATGTGATCTAGATGATGTAGTAGAGTTATGATGACGATTCCTGTCATCCATTCCAACTAGCTTGAAACTcaactgttgttgttgggAATTTTCTTTAGCGACCAATGCTACTGACAAAGAGTTGAAATCATCTGGAACTTCACCCAGTAATGtcaaatttgaagattggAAATTGATCCAATCATGACCTTGTGAAGAATTAGGGAAATTAACAGAAACCTCAGTCTCATTGATATTGGTAAATTGCGATGGTAAGAAATTATATTGAAACCATTCACCTCTTGTAGCGTTAATATTTGGTAGAGAATTGGTGGCAAATAATTCATTTGTAGATGCAACCTGGAAATTCCAATAGATAGCATCACCATAAGTATCATGAACCGCCACGGAAAAATTGACTTTAGATGGTGAACTACCGTCCAGGGGCATTTTACCACTTAAAGTACCATTGCTTAGTGAAACCCAATTTGGTGCATTGAGAGTCTCTATGCTACCCAAGTCATCATTGGAAATAGTTTCATTATCCAGAAACACGTAATCCAAAGGAAGTTGATAATCAAAGTTTCCTGACTTAGTCATATTGACCATTAAAGTGTTTTGAATAGATGTGGTTAACTCATGCGCACCAACCACTATGGAGAATGGGATAGATGCTGACGAGTAACCATTAACATCTGTTGCACCAAGCGCAAACTGATAAGTAACTTGAGGTGCAATCTGTGAATGAGCAATCGGTGTTACTCCACTAAATTTTAAGTTATTTGCATCAAATACCATCCAACTTGGTAATGGTACGTTGTTAGGCTCTGAAATACCATAATACTCTGTAATATAATCTTGATTGGTGAAAGAATCCCTATCGAAAGTGATATTAAATTCTTGATTAggttttaaaattaaacCACCTTGACCATTGGTGGATCCataattctttaataaCGCCAATAGATTGAAATTACTTGCTACATCAATACTAGTCTTACCTGTAACCACCAGATTATAagttttattcaatttttcgtTATCACTGGGATCAGTTCCTTGTAAAGTGACGGGCACGTTAGTAGtcaatccatttttcaaatcatccTTTTGTGGAGTACCTGTGAATGTTCGAGCTCCAGAATCAAATGATAGCCAACTTGGTAAATCGAAGGCTTCATAGTTTATCTGAACGCCTGTCGTAGTTGACTGGAACGTATCGTTAGATATTTGTAGTTCAAACGGTTTATCAACCCTCGCAACAGGTGGCCATTGCGCGTCAAGTGGGAACCCTTCAATGGGCTGGCATCGTACGCCTACCAGAGGCCCAAAGCTCAAAACCACGAGCAGTACCAGTATCTGGAGATCCCGCATGTATGTGTTCTTAATCCTGCTAATAGATTATCAACTGAGATTGGTTAGATGGGCGATTAGGTTAATTCTAATGGACTGTAATACTGGTGTgtatgaagaagaaaggaaCAACTTTAGCTTACAATGCAGATGAATGgtaaaagagaaagaaaacGAACTGGGAACCTCCTACTCCATCATACATAGAAGCATCACAATTTTGAGCTTTCGATTCACTCCCACAGCATATGCATTCGATGGGATATAGTAAGAATTTTGGCATCGTGGATTTTTCTACACTAGAGACACTTGGAGAATTTCACTAAAACCGGCAACATAATCTTCAAATAGATCCATCGCTATTGTAAATTGCCCCAAACGTCTATTATTTTGgcatcttttctctttttcctGCAGGATCGTACCACGAAATCGCGAAACCCGATTGATACGGATTCGCGTCGCGATGGTCTTGGCATGTGATCATAGGTTTCAGGTTAACCTGAGCCCACGAATTCTCAAATAGTGAGTTCAACAGTCGTCTTCAACTAACTCGATTGGGGGAACAGCTTGCTCAATTCGTGTACCGGCTCCTCaacttctttcttcttcttctttttcttttctctcCACTGGAAACAACCGCAGATCTG
It encodes the following:
- a CDS encoding uncharacterized protein (conserved hypothetical protein) — its product is MSLKVLNLAPRTVSTRALLSLRSSRPFTTKNGVLNNSNKKDGNLVDPTSEEDLASRPDANATTSTDYYEYKRVVRDSTNKGFAATWLNALAERQRQLAQGKVIDSYSYSHVNSTDVIDKTRKDSFAFVALPFRDDPVVADFYVNAAGRLRMGQLFQDLDSLAGKIAYQHTAPVEPMIVTASVDRIYLLQNVDYIADVNVILSGSVIYTGRSSMEIAISARALRKDMPKVISEETLSDNDIFMTASFTFVARNPETHKSMAINRLLPLNEREWMDFKRAESRMAAKKLKANSMDLEKNPPTKVESGIIHQLWSASKELAQVQAKPSNVLFMKDTTKKSTMFMQPQYRNRHSYMIFGGYLMRQTFELAYCAAASFSHAFPRFISLDSLTFQTPVPVGSILHMDATVVYTEHLHISKSKPKVASVTDSAIDGNTVFHFQPTPVNRLSMHAGDFLSKPGTLVQVKVDTSVQELASEVSNKSGSFIYSFYAPRDIDEEHVGQPGYATVIPESYSEMIEYIQGRRRAAETANYAESIKQSAKL
- the SAL1 gene encoding Ca(2+)-binding ATP:ADP antiporter SAL1 (highly similar to gnl|GLV|KLLA0C11363g Kluyveromyces lactis KLLA0C11363g and similar to YNL083W uniprot|P48233 Saccharomyces cerevisiae YNL083W SAL1 Probable transporter member of the Ca2 -binding subfamily of the mitochondrial carrier family with two EF-hand motifs Pet9p and Sal1p have an overlapping function critical for viability polymorphic in different S. cerevisiae strains), which produces MVSRSGGEIESDEHRNKRYEKLFRRLDCEDRGYLDFEGLKKAFEEDKHPLRKSDDAMAVLFGAMDTDHDNRVTLEDFKKYACLAESQIQRGFQRIDSDHDGRIKPSEVSKYLSQLFPQDEKGSDPMGQGRSRLTHFLQWAFYRNDSSLKEEKEQDSIPYITYDQWRDFLMLVPRKEGSRLQAAYSYFSFLEGDMDLSSEGDMTLINDFIHGFGYFIAGGISGVISRTCTAPLDRLKVFLIARTDLSSTFLHSKKDVLVHNPNADLAKIRSPIIKAITTLYRQGGLRAFYVGNGLNVVKVFPESSIKFGSFEVTKKLMSRLEGSEPDQLSKFSTYIAGGLAGVIAQFSVYPIDTLKFRVQCAPLNNDLRGNKLLFQTARDMYRVGGLQNFYRGVLVGVTGIFPYAALDLGTFTMMKRWYTANQSRKLKIPEDQVSISNLIVLPMGAFSGTVGATMVYPVNLLRTRLQAQGTFAHPATYSGFSDVLVKTIKSEGVPGLFKGLVPNLLKVCPAVSISYLCYENIKSFMKLD
- the AXL2 gene encoding Axl2p (similar to uniprot|P38928 Saccharomyces cerevisiae YIL140W AXL2 Integral plasma membrane protein required for axial budding in haploid cells localizes to the incipient bud site and bud neck glycosylated by Pmt4p potential Cdc28p substrate), which translates into the protein MRDLQILVLLVVLSFGPLVGVRCQPIEGFPLDAQWPPVARVDKPFELQISNDTFQSTTTGVQINYEAFDLPSWLSFDSGARTFTGTPQKDDLKNGLTTNVPVTLQGTDPSDNEKLNKTYNLVVTGKTSIDVASNFNLLALLKNYGSTNGQGGLILKPNQEFNITFDRDSFTNQDYITEYYGISEPNNVPLPSWMVFDANNLKFSGVTPIAHSQIAPQVTYQFALGATDVNGYSSASIPFSIVVGAHELTTSIQNTLMVNMTKSGNFDYQLPLDYVFLDNETISNDDLGSIETLNAPNWVSLSNGTLSGKMPLDGSSPSKVNFSVAVHDTYGDAIYWNFQVASTNELFATNSLPNINATRGEWFQYNFLPSQFTNINETEVSVNFPNSSQGHDWINFQSSNLTLLGEVPDDFNSLSVALVAKENSQQQQLSFKLVGMDDRNRHHNSTTSSRSHSSTRHSKSSGSRSATATATSSSSSSGTAALMPAKKNHSGKNTAAIAAGVTVPVVVLAAAALFFFLWWRRRHNDMGKDAEKSPDISGPDIDNPANRPNQSLSENPFSDNGSGTNPEQFGALAASNLDRNSLSGSEVSTLDEKQNTSDASRIVQRELTSPSSEMLLPTPLPVSHSNESNFFNPNDRSSSVYRDSEPALQKSWRYSENSKTERSLRDSARTNSTVSTLDLFNTVIKEDQPIPRDPRKSTLGQRDSVFGGNKESPKKTNSRAKFASENNMLPILDEQSHDSNSRTNMAMTMSSSSSSDELIPMQENGKFNWVSKSKAKRTPSKKRLVQTQHESNVDVGQADEVEGHVPEQI
- the REV7 gene encoding Rev7p (similar to uniprot|P38927 Saccharomyces cerevisiae YIL139C REV7 Subunit of DNA polymerase zeta which is involved in DNA repair required for mutagenesis induced by DNA damage), translated to MNIWIEKWIKIYLKCFINLILYQRNVYPAASFDLTTYQAFNLPQYIPVNRHPQLQQYIEELILDLLGKLLHIYGVSLCIIAKDTGICIERYVLRFDEFEHVDDVGILSETEVFDEFRSSLNSLTAHLEKQPPIRDDTVTFEIIINTLEMQLGHKPREMESIRTQDDQLTFDRDVNWTKCEEDEGLPDPEKSKGIYRPKIKMTSLVGCDVGPLVIRHHSERLIVTDDTLDKIYTSTQESSLQSLPL